The Lysinibacillus timonensis nucleotide sequence TTTTCTACCAACCATATTGCAAAACAAACAACATATAAACAAAGTTATGCATTCTAAAAAATATGTTGACGATAAAAAGCTAACGGATCATCATGCAATTACATTAACGGATGTTGCAATTGGGCGAAAAAGTTTATCAGCGAACGAGTTGAAAATATACCATTTAATTGCAAAAAGGCTATTAGCTGTGTTTATGCCTCCATATATCATAGACAAAACAAATGTTTTAATGGAATCCAACCAACAATTATTTAAAGCAAATGGTCATACAGTTATTGATAAAGGATATATTGCCCTCTATGAATCATTTCGAAAGAAGCAAGAACAACCCTTACCTAAGCTTAGTAACGGGATGGAAATAGCTATTCTACAATCGCAGATCCTTTCAAAACAAACGGAACCTCCATCTCGCTACACGGATAGCACATTATTGGATGCAATGTTTCATGCGGGTAGATTTGTTGAGGATAAGGAATTACAACTCATTTTAAAAGATGCGGAAGGGATAGGTACGTCTGCAACGAGAGCAGAGATTATTGAAAAATTAATAACGATTGGCATGATTGCACGTGAAGGAAAAACATTTAAAGCAACTCAATTTGGTATAGATGTAATCCATAGTATTGGTGAACATGATATAGTGTCTCCTATATTAACCGCTATCTGGAGTAAAAAGTTAAAAGATATCGTAGATGGCAATTTAAGTTCTAGGCAGTTTTATCAAGATATGCTTACATACGTTAAAGAGACAACTGCTAGCTTTATAAACATAGAAATGAACGTAGAAGAGAAAGAAACCATTGTAGTAGGTAAATGTGTTAAATGTGGAAGTCCAGTTGTGGAGGGGTTTAAAGGATATCAGTGTTCGAGTAAGGAATGTAAGTTCATGATTAGCAAAAATGTAATGAGAGCAAAAATTACACCAACAGATGCTAAAAAACTATTAAATGGTAGGGAAACAAGAGATATACGTTTTACGTGGAAAAGTGGGAAAAAGGGTAAGGCAAAATTAAAATTAAATGGTGAAAAATTAGAATTTGTTTTTACAAAAAACGAATAATAAGCAAGAAATGTAATGTGTCTTTGTCTCTTTTTGAATAAGAATGATTGCATATGATGTTGTAATCTTATTTGAAGGGGGGCGGAAGTATGTTATATTTTGAAGAAAATTTCAATGAGTATGAAAGTTCCTGTTTTAGTAAAAAAAGAAGAAAAAGACAGCGAAATAAAAAGCCTTGTAATCAAATGAAACATCATGACGATTGTAACAAGAAAAATCATCACGATGATTGTCATGATCTAATGCATCATTGTGACTGCCATAATCGAAAACAACATCATGGTGACTTCTATGATAAGTGGCATCATTGTGACTGCCATGATCGAAAACAACATCATGGTGACTTCTGTGATAAGTGGCATCATTGTGACTGCTTTGATCGAAAACAACATCATGGTGACTTCTGTGATAAGGAGCATCATTGTGATTGCCATGATCGAAAACATCATCATGGTGACTGCCATGACAGAGACCATCATTGTGACTGCTATGATCATCGGGGCCATCACTGCGATTGCCATGGAAGAAGCAATTGTTGCGGCAACTATGATATGAGACATCACTGCGGTTGTCGTAGAAGAAATCACCGTTTTAACTGTGAAGATAAGTTTCGTATTCATTTAGCGGGTTTAACAGATAACCTAAATTATAAACTACTAAAAAACCGAAAATGTCACGCAGAAATTACTACACTTGGTCGTTTTAAAATAAGAGGAAAAACAGATCATGTGGGGATAGATTTTATTGATGTTAAAACAAACAGGAAAGTCGTTACAATATTAAAAAATAAAATTGATCATATACGCTGGGATGCTTAATTAGACAGGCTATTATCCTCCACTCTTACTATCCAATTTCATTGTAATGAATAAGATAGTAGTAAAACGGTGAAAGGATAATAGCCATTCGTTTTAAGTTAATCCCTTTTACATTTTTAATGACTGTTTTACTATTTGCAATTAGTAATCAAATTGTTTGGGGTCATGCTTTAGTAATTGACCAATCCCCCAAACCATATAGTCAACAAAAATCCTCACCATCAGAAGTAGTAATTCGTTTTAATAGTCCTGTAGAAAAAAATTTCTCCATTAAAGTAATAAATGAAAATAATCAAGAAGTTGAAGTTCATTCGCCTAACATTAGCCAAGATCAAAAACAAATCTCCATTCAGCTTCCTATGTTGGAAAATGGCATATATGGAATAGAATATTATGTCATTTCATCTAATGATGGGCACTCTGTACAAGATTCGTATCAATTTCAAGTATTGAATAGTGAGGAAATTTTTTCGGAACAGGAAGATGAAGGAAATAACACAAATCTAAAGTCCCAAACCAATCTTAGTTCAACTTCACCCCAATTAAGTAGTTCGAATCTGTTAGAATTCCTCATCTATTTTTTAAAGTCACTTTATTATGTTGGTATAGTTATACTAATAGGTTGGATTATTTGGTGGCGTATTGTTCAAAGTTATACGATTGAGATTAAGAGAAAATATTTACTGTTGGGAATTGTTTTCCAAATGATCCACCTTGTTGGACTAATTTCAGTGATACTAATTCAGGTAGACATATTTACAAGCCATGGAATTTTTTTCACACCGAGCTTTCCGTTTGATACAAGTTTTGGTTCGTTTTGGTTAATATCTCTTGTGCTATCTCTTTTAGGATTTTTAGTTTTATTTAAAAATCGATGGATTGACCTCATATGGATTCTAATACTAGTACTTTGCAAAAGTCTAAATGGTCATGCAAGTGGCACAGATTTGACTTATGTAGTTGCTGTTCTAAATAGTATTCATATGATAGGAGCAGCAATTTGGGCAGCAGGTATAACTTTTATCGTTCTATTTTGGCGCAAATATCGACTTTATGTGAAGACCTATTTACCTGTTTTTTCAAAGTATGCTTTCATAAGCTTTATTGTCTTAACAATCACAGGATTTATCATCATATACATGTATTCACCGAGTTATGAGTTAATAATGTATGAATGGGGACGCGTTTTACTATTGAAACTTATATTTGTGTTATTTGTCGTGTTGATTGCTGTTCTGATCCGACATAAAATGAAGGATCAAAAACTTGGAACAGTGGGGAATTGGTTGAAGATTGATTTTCTTTTTATGTTAGTAATTTTAATTACCGTATCTATATTAACGTATTTAAATCCATTACCATAAGTTTAGGAGCGGACGGAGAAACAAAGTAAAGCAAATGATGCGTAAACAAGAATCGTACAAAACGCAATAAGAGGTAGATCCGCAGCCATTCCAATCATCGGTCCCATAATTCCTGACATTATACCACTAGAAACACCAGAAAGTAACGTTTGGTAATCAACAAGAGCGCCAAAGAGCATTCCTATAAAGATGGCAATGATTGTTGCGATGATTGTAACCAATGTGTAATGACCAGGAAACCCATATTCTAGTAAAGTTCCAACAGCAATTCCCATTATCCCACTACTCGTCATTGCAATATTCATCCCCAAATGATAGCTAATTAAATACTTAATTCTTCTTAAAAATATATAGGAAACGCCACAGACAAAAAAGTAACTTAGTAAAATTAACGCAATGAAAAGGCTCAAATATTCACTCCTTCTATTGAATTGTATGAATCCTCGCCAGTATGCAATTACTTGTAAAAGGAAGGAAATGTTAATGAGTGAAACCTTTGAAAAAACTCATCCTGAATTAGAAAAAGAGGGGAACTATACTTCGCCACCGAGTTCTTTACCGTTACATGAATTAAAGATGTTACAAGAATATATTCATAATACAAATCTACAAAACCTTGGAACGATACTTCCTAATAATAAGCAACAAATGATGCTATTGAAATTTTTTAAATCCAAAAAAAACCAACTCGTTGAAATCCATTCGAAAAACGGAGAAGAAATGATTCGAACAATCGGTAAAGTAGCGGCAATAGGTAGAAATTTTGTTATGTTAAAAACGTTATTTACTCGTTATTGGATTCCATATTCAGTGATCACATCAGCAAAATCACCGTTCGGTTTACCCGATATTTCTGGAACTCATCAACATGTTGTGTTTGATCAAGAGTTAAGAAGAAAACTGTTAACAAATTTTGGGGCGGTTGTTGCTGAAAAGGAGACGTTACGGCAACAGTTTTTCGAAGAACTTCTCGAAACAAATTTAAAGAGTTGGAAAGGTACGAAAATTACCATCTATACAAACAACATAATAAATGCAAAAGTTCGTGATATTAGAAATGGGAGAATTGTGCTTAATAGCAATAATGAGGTCCTTATAACAAAAGTTAACTATATAATGCAGACGAGGTTTGTTTCATTTTGGCAACGACTTTTTTCAAAATGGCTAACAAATAAATTTTAGGAGTTTCATTAGAGAAGCTCTTTTTTATGTTAAAAAAACTAAGGGTGAATGACTGGAAAATGTGCTTTTGAGGAAGCCATTTCAAAAATATTTAATAAGATAGGTTAAACACATATCGATTATTTCGGAGGTGAATTTAGGATGGAAAAACCAATTCTTGAGGAAAACGCTGTGTTTGTAGAAGTACTTGGAAAAGATATTTTACTAGTTACAGAAAGTAAGCAGCTAAGTATATTAGGTCAAACATTTCGCCCGATTTTTACTGGAAGAGTAGTAGATGTAACAAATGGATTCATTACACTAGATCCAGTAATCATAAAAATGCATAATGCACCGTTTTATAAGTTTCCAACCCCATTAAGCTTTCCTATGGAGCATATAGCTTTATTTACTCCGTTCGATCCAAAACGAAAAATACCTTTGATTTAAGGGTAGCTTTCATGCTTACTGAAGAAAGGATGAATAGAAAGTGAGAGAAGATTTCGAAAGTTTCGGGATTGGCGGATTTGGAAGTCCTGATATTAATGCGGTCCGAGAATTTGTAGTTACACAAGAATTTCGAGAAAACATCGGGAGTAAGGCTTTACTACTCATCTCCCCATTCCCATTTTTAATTATTGGAACAATTAAAGCTGTAAATGGGGATTATTTAATCATTAAAGCTGATGTTACCAATGTAGTAGAACTAGATGACGAGATATTCCGTGTTCATATAGATGAAATTGAAGTATTCTATATTGAAAAACCCGGTCAACCAAAAATTCCTGACATAAGGCATAGGAATGATGGCCATGATTAGGCGATTTCATATCGTTGCCATCCCTATTCGTATTGTTGTTAACCGATTTGGGGATCACGATCCAGATGGCATGATGTATGTACTAAAGGAAAATGAGAGTCTAGTAAAAAAGAAGGTTGAAAAGAATCCTTATACGCCCGTAGATTTAGTTGAACCTTTGGTCATTCGAGCATGTGTTGGTGATGAAATCGAAGTACTTTTTGAAAACCAGTTACCATTTAATACAGGGATTCACATTCAAAATGCCGAGTATGATGTCATGACAGCTGATGGAACATTTGTTGGCTTAAATCGTGATACGACTGTAGAAAAGGGTGAAATGATTTTATATAAATGGAAAGTGTTCGATGAAGGAATTCATTTCTTTTCCGATCTAGGAAATCCATTATCGAGTGAACAAGGTAGTAATGTACATGGGTTATTTGGGGCATTGTTTGTTGAGCCTAGAGGTTCTTGGTGGACACATCCTGAAACTGGAAAACCAATTAATAGTGGTAATTTCGCAGATATTCATAATCCTTTATTACCATCGTTTCGTGAATTTGGTTGGTTCTTTCACGATGAACAGGAAATAGATGATCTAACAGGGCAGGCACCTATCAGTCCACACACGCTTCAACCAGAGGCAACACATCTTGTAAATTATCGAGCAGAGCCGATGAGGAACCGAATGCGATTAATACAAGAAGGTGTTGTTTGTCCGGATTGTGAGGGTGAGGAGGTTCATCATGATTCTTGGGTTTTTGGTGATCCAGATACACCCATATTACGTGCATATGTAGGTGATCCAATAAAAATTCGCTTAGTTCATGGTGGCGTTCAAGAAACACACTCGTTTCACTACCATGTTCATCAATGGTTATTTGAGCACACTGACATGGATTCTGAAATCGTGGATGTTCAAGCAATTTCACCACAAGCCAATTATACGGTAACACCAGCATATGGCGCAGGCAGTTTGCAGGAATCTATCGGGGATGCAATTATTCATTGTCACCTATATCCTCATTTTGGTGAAGGAATGTGGGGGATTCAACGTACATTTGACGTGTTGCAAGATGGGAGTATGTGCTACCCAAATGGAGTTCAAATTAAAGCACTTCAACCACTGCCAGATAGACCATGTCCACCAAGACCAACACCAGAAAGACCAGGATTTCCGAATTTTATTCCTGGAATCCCTGGATTTAAAGCACCTCGTCCACCAATTGGGGTGACCCCAGGTAGAAAACCGACAGAAATCGAGAAAAATCACTTTGTAAAGAATGCTGTACCAGGAGCAGTATTTGCAAATCCAGCACCACCTGATGCCCCTGTGAAAGAATTCCATGTCATTATTATGCAAGCTCCGATTGTTTATAACAAACAAGGTTGGCATGATCCTGAAGGACGTTTTTACGTTTTAGCTGAGGATTATGAAGATGTGCTTACAGGTAGGAAAAATCCAGAACCTTTAGTAATTAGAGCAAACGCTGGTGATGTCATAAGGTTTAAATTTACGAATAAATTACCTGAAACAATCGGGGGAAACGCATTTCAATTAGTAGAACGAACCTATGAAGCTGGGATGCACGTGCATTTCGTAAAATTTGATGTTCTTGTATCAGATGGGGCTAATGTTGGGTGGAACTATGACTCTGGTATTACACCAAATGAAACAATCGAATATCAATGGTATGCTGATGTTGAGTTAAAATGTGTGTTCTTCCATGATCACTTATTTGCCAATTCACATCAACAACATGGTGTGTTTGCATCAATTAATATAGAAGCTAGAGGATCTGAATATTTAAGTCCTTATTCAGATGATGAAGTGATTTCAGGTACTCAAGCAAGAATAACAAATCCAATAATTCCTGATTTTAGGGAAATTAATTTATTTGTTCATGACTTTGCATTATTATTCGATAAAGATGGCTGTCCCTTAAATGCACCCCCATTTCCAGGATCACCAGATGATCCGGGCGTAATGGGTGTTAATTACCGAAATGAGCCATTGCAATTCCGTTTAAAAGAACCAGATTGTGACCCTGCTTATGTCTTTAGCTCTTGGGTTCATGGAGACCCTGTTACACCATTACTCGAGTCATATAATGGAGATCCTGTACGAATTAGATTAATACAAGGAGCTCATGAAGAATCTCATAGTTTTAACTTCCATCGACAACGATGGCATAGAGAACGACCAGACTTGGAATCTGAGCTTGATCAGCAGCAACATATCGCAATCGCAGAAACCTTCACATTTGAATTTTCTATGGAAGGTGAAGGGGACTTTGATATGCTTTATCATTTTGGATCGGTTGATGATATATGGTTAGGAAATTGGGGGATTTTCCGTACTTTCGAGTATAGAGTTCCTCATTTAAAGCCATTACCGGATCGAAAGTCGACTTCATTACCTAAACGAGAAATGCCATTACCAAAACCAACCGGTAAGAAACCACCTAAGGTGATTGTAGAAGATTTTTGTTATCCAAAAGGTGCAAAGGTTCGTAAGTATGATGTCTATGCACTAAATGCATGCATTGAATATCACAAGGATGGTGACCACGATCCATTTGGTATTGTCTATGCTTTAAAAGAAGATGTGGACGATATCTTATGTGGTAAGAAAAATCCCGAGCCATTAATTATTCGTGCGAATGTAGGAGAATATGTAGAAGTTAAACTAACAAATTTACTAAATGGTAAAGACCACCACAATGGACGCCACGGATACCCTGAAGTTCCAGTAGAAGCGTTTTTCCCACCTTCCGATCGCATCTCTCTACACGCTCAATTGGTTGTTTATGATGTGCGTCATTCAGATGGCGCAACAGTCGGCTTCAACAAAGACCAAACGATAGGACCTGGAGAATGTATCACCTATAGTTGGTATATCGACCAAGATATTGGTGCTGTAAACCTTTGGGATATGGCTGATATTCGGAACCATCGACACCATGGAGCATTTGGAATGCTAATAGCGGAACCTAGAGGCTCTAAATTCTTAGATTCAAAAACAAGGAAGACAATGCCAAAAGGAGATCAAGTCATTATTTCAAACCCACTATTACCAGAATTTAGAGAGTTTGCGCTGTTAATGCATGATGGTGTACGGCTATTCGATAAGGACGGAAAACTAATCATTGACCCTGAACCACTTATATTTAATGATAAAAATATTGAAGTGGAAGAAGAGGAACCAGATTTCGAAGACCAAGGATCTCGAGGATTTAATTATCGCTATGAACCGTTTAGGAACCGTGTAAAGAAATTTAAAGATATTCACAAAGTGTTTAGTTCAAAAGTGTTTGGTGATCCAAATACTCCACTGTTTTTGGCGAACCCTGGAGATCCCATTACTATTCGACTAACTCATCCAGCAGACAAACCAAGAACTCGTACCTTTGTGATTCATGGTCATACATTCCATCGAAGTGAGGATGATCTAAATTCTTCTATCATTAGTCATAGGCCACAGACAACGGTCGGGTCGAATGATGATTTGCATTTATTGTATGGAGCAGGTGGCTTATTCAATAAACCAGGAGACTATTTGTATCGCTCTGGGAACATTAGATGGGATATTGAACTAGGAATGTGGGGAATTATTCGGGTGTTAAAACGCAAAAAGCGGATCATAGCCCCATTAAAAAATAATTGGAGAAAAACCAAAAACCTCCATGAAAAGTTAGAAGATTTAGATGAACTTGAGACAGGATTGTTATTTTTAGACACGTCGGACGATAAAAAGAAAAAGAATGAAGGTGTTTCTTCATGAAGAAATGTCTTCACTGTTATCAACATCCTTGTAAGTGTGAACGAACTGTTCCAGAAAATCCAATCGATTTATTTGGTTCTCCATTTGAATGTCAAAAACAAATTAGAACTAAACGCTTTGCATCTCCGAATAGTCCTTTACCAGCAGATGAGTTAGAAGACCTACAAGCGTGCATTGAAGCTGCAAATGATTTACTTCGTTCCTTAGGTAATGAAAGTGATCCTGATAATACTAGACAATTACAACTACACTTTCTTAATTTAAAAGGAATTGGAGTAAAGGTTAGTATTTTATGTGGCTTAGATGACCCCGACAATGAAGAAGAGTTTGAAAACGAAAATATACTAAAACATTCTGTTGAAGATATTATTGAAAATGAAAAGCCCCCTCGTAAAAAGCGAGTGAATAGAAAAAGAAGCAATAGAAATAGACAAGATGATTTTAAAAGAAAAACTGACAATGTCGATATAGAAAAATTAAGTCCAATCAAATTAATTACGAAAACTGGGAAATTAGCTAATGCAGGGCGAGATTTTATCCAAATTAATCCAACGGGAAGTGCTCTTTTTGTTTCATACAGTCAATTATTGTCAATTGCAAGACATGAATGTAGTGAAGAAGGGCGCGAACCTAGATTTTTAAATGCTGATCAGGAGTTAAGGAGAGAGCTAGCCTTTAACTTCGGTCAATTTGTTTCAAAAAATAAGGAGCTAGAGAATTTATTTTTTGGCATCCCTTTATATAAAGCATTAAAAAAATATATTGGTGAAGATGTTAAGGTTAAAACAGCTAATCGTCTTATTTGTGGTACATTAATTGACTCCGATGAAGGTAGAATACAAATCCAAAATACAAAACATCGAATAGAAATAGATAATCGAGAAATTTGTTTTATTCAAATACTAGACCTAAAATAAAATATTTAATATTAACATTAATTACTATCTAGTCAAATAAAAAAGATGATATATAATTAGGTATACTAATGATATAAGTAATTGGTGTTTATTTAAAATTGAAAATCGTGTACATTCGATTAGGATGTGCACGGTTTTATTTTCAGTGAAGTATGTTTCGTTTAGGCAAACAATACTGTTCTGTATGAAATGACTACATATAATAGAACTGAATATATGTCATTTATCTCGAAATTAGGAAATTTATTGACTTTTAATGATTTTACTATTGACGGAAGTTTATTATATTTGTACACTGTGAAGAGTCAAATGTTTTTTCGGAATATACAATATTGAAAAGTAAGGATCTGGTGTAAATGATAGTATGTAAATTTGGTGGTACTTCCGTTGCGAGTGCTGAACAAATCAAAAAAGTTGCAAACATTGTGAAGTCTAATCCTGAACGAAGAATTGTAGCGGTTTCTGCTCCAGGTAAACGTTTTAGCGATGATATTAAGGTGACGGACCTTCTAATAGATTTAGCTAATGCAGTACTGAAAAATGGAGATGTGGAAGGTAAACTTCAAAACGTAGTAAATCGATATAGAGATATAACGGATGGACTCGGTTTAGATCATACAATTTGCGATATCATTGCGCAAGATTTGCGTGAACGCGTTGAATCAGACAAATCGAATATTGAATTATTTGTTGATAATTTAAAAGCAAGCGGCGAAGATAATAATGCTAAATTAATTGCTGCATATTTTAACTCAATTGGGTTGAATGCGAAATATGTTAGTCCAAAAGAAGGTTTAGTTGTAAATGATTTACCTGAAAGAACGCATGCATTACCTGAAGCATTTGAAAATCTAAGTAATTTAAGAAACTGTGATGAAATTGTCGTCTTCCCAGGATTCTTTGGATATACAAAAGATGGTACTTTGCGAACTTTCGATCGTGGTGGATCCGATATTACAGGCTCAATTTTAGCTGCAGCAGTAAAAGCAGTTCTTTACGAAAACTTTACAGATGTAGATTGTGTATTTAGTGCAAATCCAAATGTTGTAGATCATCCTGTTGGAATAGAAGAGATTACTTATCGAGAAATGCGCGAGTTATCTTATTCTGGATTTTCTGTATTCCATGATGAGGCATTAATGCCAGTTTACAAGTTAGGAATTCCTGTAAATATAAAAAATACAAATAATCCTTCAGCTCCTGGTACTAAAATCTTACCATCTAGAGAATCAAATGGACGCCCTGTAACAGGTATTTCAGCTGATAGTGGTTTTTCAACTTTATATGTTTCAAAATACTTAATGAATCGAGAAATCGGTTTTGGTCGTAAATTACTTCAAATTATTGAAGAAGAACATATTTCTTACGAACATACTCCTTCAGGGGTAGATGATATTTCTGTTGTGCTTCGTTCACATCAATTAACACCTGAAGCAGAAGAACGAATTGTGAAAAGAATTAAGAATGAACTTCATGCAGATGATGTATATTTCCGCCATGGTTTCTCTATGATTGTAATTGTTGGAGAAGGAATGAGAAATAACACAGGATTAGCGGCACGTGCTGCGGCGGCTATCTCTAGAACAGGTGCTAACATTGAAATGATTAATCAAGGATCTTCTGAGGTTAGTTTAGTATTTGGTGTGTTATCTGAAAAAGAAGAACAAATTTTACGTGCTTTGTACCAAGAGTTCTTTACTCCCATATCAGTATATTAATAAGTGAACTAAAACTCTGCATATTACCTGATGCAGAGTTTTTTATTTTCCATAATGCTCATTTACTCGTTATAATAAAATACTAGATGATAAGAGAACTGAGTTAGGAGAATCAGAATGAATGTTGTTTTTGTTTTAACGTCAACGGGACAAGAATTATTACAGCTTATATCTAACGATGTTGCTGGATTACTAGCAGCTGTTAAAGGGGAAAATGTTACATTTCCTTTTGGGAGTTTTCAGTACGACTTCCACACTTTGGATCATTACCTGGAAGAAGACGTTTATCGACAAGAGCTAGTAATTTATTTAAAAGAAGCCTGAATGATGTTTAGTCAGTTTGACTAATACGTTTTTTAATATCTCGAAATAAAATGTTAAACCGAATAGAGGAAACAGATTGATTCAATTAGTATTTTTTGGACTTATAGGATATATCCTTTTATATATTTTAGCAAAACTAAATATTTTTTCAGGGCTAACACGTATTTTTCCTATGATTAATGCGTTTCTAGTGATGATTTTAATCATTGTAGTCATCATAAAATCTGGGTTTATTCGGGTGATTGCCACTGTCATCGGTACGATTATTGCTTTACTGAGTGAATATTTTAAATCTATAT carries:
- a CDS encoding DNA topoisomerase, translating into MRALLIAEKPSLMRDIQKVYNKMQLPFEVDFASFVGHVVELKEPHEYKSEWKKWDLKVLPMMPDKYEFRVKKSAYKVYKDIESKLRTKKYDFLINACDAGMEGENIFYSFYKKVGCKLPVKRFWTSQTTDRAIRDALQNLINENNDLIKNLRNAAMYRSIFDWLIGLNLTRAATVKGGRIIKIGRVMTPTLAIVVKRELEIIHFKSEPYFQIEIDLGGFNAIWIHPKTKDSKIPSQQLAEQILAQLNNTAIVREIKTERKTMYAPSLHSLLELQKEANKLYGFTSAETLKIAQSLYEKKLITYPRTESKHLPTNFANKIENHLQTLKGLKEYQDFLPTILQNKQHINKVMHSKKYVDDKKLTDHHAITLTDVAIGRKSLSANELKIYHLIAKRLLAVFMPPYIIDKTNVLMESNQQLFKANGHTVIDKGYIALYESFRKKQEQPLPKLSNGMEIAILQSQILSKQTEPPSRYTDSTLLDAMFHAGRFVEDKELQLILKDAEGIGTSATRAEIIEKLITIGMIAREGKTFKATQFGIDVIHSIGEHDIVSPILTAIWSKKLKDIVDGNLSSRQFYQDMLTYVKETTASFINIEMNVEEKETIVVGKCVKCGSPVVEGFKGYQCSSKECKFMISKNVMRAKITPTDAKKLLNGRETRDIRFTWKSGKKGKAKLKLNGEKLEFVFTKNE
- a CDS encoding copper resistance CopC/CopD family protein translates to MTVLLFAISNQIVWGHALVIDQSPKPYSQQKSSPSEVVIRFNSPVEKNFSIKVINENNQEVEVHSPNISQDQKQISIQLPMLENGIYGIEYYVISSNDGHSVQDSYQFQVLNSEEIFSEQEDEGNNTNLKSQTNLSSTSPQLSSSNLLEFLIYFLKSLYYVGIVILIGWIIWWRIVQSYTIEIKRKYLLLGIVFQMIHLVGLISVILIQVDIFTSHGIFFTPSFPFDTSFGSFWLISLVLSLLGFLVLFKNRWIDLIWILILVLCKSLNGHASGTDLTYVVAVLNSIHMIGAAIWAAGITFIVLFWRKYRLYVKTYLPVFSKYAFISFIVLTITGFIIIYMYSPSYELIMYEWGRVLLLKLIFVLFVVLIAVLIRHKMKDQKLGTVGNWLKIDFLFMLVILITVSILTYLNPLP
- a CDS encoding multicopper oxidase domain-containing protein, which produces MIRRFHIVAIPIRIVVNRFGDHDPDGMMYVLKENESLVKKKVEKNPYTPVDLVEPLVIRACVGDEIEVLFENQLPFNTGIHIQNAEYDVMTADGTFVGLNRDTTVEKGEMILYKWKVFDEGIHFFSDLGNPLSSEQGSNVHGLFGALFVEPRGSWWTHPETGKPINSGNFADIHNPLLPSFREFGWFFHDEQEIDDLTGQAPISPHTLQPEATHLVNYRAEPMRNRMRLIQEGVVCPDCEGEEVHHDSWVFGDPDTPILRAYVGDPIKIRLVHGGVQETHSFHYHVHQWLFEHTDMDSEIVDVQAISPQANYTVTPAYGAGSLQESIGDAIIHCHLYPHFGEGMWGIQRTFDVLQDGSMCYPNGVQIKALQPLPDRPCPPRPTPERPGFPNFIPGIPGFKAPRPPIGVTPGRKPTEIEKNHFVKNAVPGAVFANPAPPDAPVKEFHVIIMQAPIVYNKQGWHDPEGRFYVLAEDYEDVLTGRKNPEPLVIRANAGDVIRFKFTNKLPETIGGNAFQLVERTYEAGMHVHFVKFDVLVSDGANVGWNYDSGITPNETIEYQWYADVELKCVFFHDHLFANSHQQHGVFASINIEARGSEYLSPYSDDEVISGTQARITNPIIPDFREINLFVHDFALLFDKDGCPLNAPPFPGSPDDPGVMGVNYRNEPLQFRLKEPDCDPAYVFSSWVHGDPVTPLLESYNGDPVRIRLIQGAHEESHSFNFHRQRWHRERPDLESELDQQQHIAIAETFTFEFSMEGEGDFDMLYHFGSVDDIWLGNWGIFRTFEYRVPHLKPLPDRKSTSLPKREMPLPKPTGKKPPKVIVEDFCYPKGAKVRKYDVYALNACIEYHKDGDHDPFGIVYALKEDVDDILCGKKNPEPLIIRANVGEYVEVKLTNLLNGKDHHNGRHGYPEVPVEAFFPPSDRISLHAQLVVYDVRHSDGATVGFNKDQTIGPGECITYSWYIDQDIGAVNLWDMADIRNHRHHGAFGMLIAEPRGSKFLDSKTRKTMPKGDQVIISNPLLPEFREFALLMHDGVRLFDKDGKLIIDPEPLIFNDKNIEVEEEEPDFEDQGSRGFNYRYEPFRNRVKKFKDIHKVFSSKVFGDPNTPLFLANPGDPITIRLTHPADKPRTRTFVIHGHTFHRSEDDLNSSIISHRPQTTVGSNDDLHLLYGAGGLFNKPGDYLYRSGNIRWDIELGMWGIIRVLKRKKRIIAPLKNNWRKTKNLHEKLEDLDELETGLLFLDTSDDKKKKNEGVSS
- a CDS encoding aspartate kinase, translated to MIVCKFGGTSVASAEQIKKVANIVKSNPERRIVAVSAPGKRFSDDIKVTDLLIDLANAVLKNGDVEGKLQNVVNRYRDITDGLGLDHTICDIIAQDLRERVESDKSNIELFVDNLKASGEDNNAKLIAAYFNSIGLNAKYVSPKEGLVVNDLPERTHALPEAFENLSNLRNCDEIVVFPGFFGYTKDGTLRTFDRGGSDITGSILAAAVKAVLYENFTDVDCVFSANPNVVDHPVGIEEITYREMRELSYSGFSVFHDEALMPVYKLGIPVNIKNTNNPSAPGTKILPSRESNGRPVTGISADSGFSTLYVSKYLMNREIGFGRKLLQIIEEEHISYEHTPSGVDDISVVLRSHQLTPEAEERIVKRIKNELHADDVYFRHGFSMIVIVGEGMRNNTGLAARAAAAISRTGANIEMINQGSSEVSLVFGVLSEKEEQILRALYQEFFTPISVY
- a CDS encoding thymidylate synthase; the encoded protein is MNVVFVLTSTGQELLQLISNDVAGLLAAVKGENVTFPFGSFQYDFHTLDHYLEEDVYRQELVIYLKEA